A region of Streptomyces deccanensis DNA encodes the following proteins:
- a CDS encoding TerC family protein has protein sequence MHDVPFWLWIAFAVTVLVSLAVDLLAHREAHVIGFREATAWSGVWVGLAILFGAVVFLVVGTTAGVEYTTAWLLEKSLSVDNLFVFALIFGYFKVPRAYQHRVLFLGVLGALVFRGIFLAAGVAVVSRFTVVLFVFAAVLFYSTYKILREEEDSFDPGRSLAVRLLRKVVPVRDDYAGNRFFVREAGRRVATPLLAVVAAIEAADLVFAVDSVPAVLAVSSDVFIVYTSNAFAILGLRALYFMLAGLLDRFHYLSKGLALILAFIGVKLVLQASHETISTAVPEVPSLLSLAVIATVLATSVALSVLRPPSTPSAKPEHQENPKEN, from the coding sequence GTGCATGACGTGCCGTTCTGGCTGTGGATCGCGTTCGCCGTCACCGTACTGGTGTCGTTGGCGGTCGACCTGCTGGCGCACCGGGAGGCGCACGTCATCGGCTTCCGTGAGGCCACCGCGTGGAGCGGGGTCTGGGTGGGCCTGGCGATCCTGTTCGGCGCCGTCGTCTTCCTCGTGGTCGGCACGACCGCCGGTGTCGAGTACACGACCGCTTGGCTGCTGGAGAAGAGCCTGTCGGTCGACAACCTCTTCGTCTTCGCGCTGATCTTCGGCTACTTCAAAGTGCCGCGCGCCTACCAGCACCGAGTGCTGTTCCTCGGAGTTCTCGGCGCGCTGGTCTTCCGGGGGATCTTTCTCGCGGCCGGTGTCGCTGTGGTCAGCCGCTTCACCGTCGTCCTGTTCGTGTTCGCCGCCGTCCTCTTCTACAGCACGTACAAGATCCTCAGAGAGGAGGAGGACAGCTTCGACCCCGGCCGAAGCCTCGCCGTCCGTCTCCTGCGCAAGGTCGTCCCCGTCCGGGACGACTACGCGGGCAACCGGTTCTTCGTCAGGGAAGCAGGACGACGCGTAGCCACCCCGCTGCTCGCCGTCGTCGCAGCGATCGAGGCGGCCGACCTCGTCTTCGCCGTCGACAGCGTCCCCGCCGTGCTGGCAGTCAGCAGCGACGTCTTCATCGTCTACACCAGCAACGCCTTCGCCATCCTCGGTCTGCGCGCCCTCTACTTCATGCTCGCCGGTCTACTCGACCGGTTCCACTACCTCAGCAAGGGACTCGCGCTCATCCTCGCGTTCATCGGCGTCAAGCTGGTCCTCCAGGCATCCCACGAGACGATCAGCACCGCCGTCCCCGAGGTCCCCTCCTTGCTCAGTCTGGCCGTGATCGCCACTGTCCTGGCCACTTCCGTGGCGCTCAGTGTGCTGCGGCCTCCATCAACACCCTCCGCGAAGCCTGAACACCAAGAAAATCCCAAAGAGAACTAA
- a CDS encoding uracil-DNA glycosylase: MNDWVERLRERLGDGESVPWFDPASGGTEARSLFLLPGQKSMGAEATLRRTGSGIISVDNDDPTAQNCWTLRTEAGLPYEESLHWNIVPWYLGTADRIAAPGRTEMQRAAPFLHEVISMLPRLEVVVPMGRKAQAGWAAYQERYAPTVHTLPTWHPSPRVFASRPTARQEILDVLRRAADLLDVNGRLTDGG, from the coding sequence TTGAACGACTGGGTGGAGAGACTGCGCGAGCGTCTCGGCGACGGCGAGTCCGTGCCGTGGTTCGACCCCGCTTCCGGCGGCACCGAGGCCCGGAGCCTCTTTCTCCTTCCGGGCCAGAAATCCATGGGAGCCGAAGCGACCCTGAGACGCACCGGCAGCGGAATCATCTCCGTCGACAACGACGACCCGACGGCGCAGAACTGCTGGACGCTGCGCACCGAGGCGGGTCTGCCGTACGAGGAGTCCCTGCACTGGAACATCGTGCCCTGGTATCTGGGCACCGCGGACCGCATCGCCGCCCCCGGACGGACGGAGATGCAACGCGCGGCACCCTTCCTGCACGAGGTGATCTCCATGCTGCCCAGGCTGGAGGTGGTCGTGCCGATGGGCCGCAAGGCGCAGGCCGGCTGGGCGGCTTACCAGGAGCGATACGCGCCGACGGTTCACACGCTGCCCACCTGGCACCCGAGCCCCCGGGTTTTCGCTTCTCGTCCTACGGCCCGCCAGGAGATCCTGGACGTTCTACGACGAGCGGCAGACCTGCTCGACGTCAACGGCCGACTCACCGACGGCGGCTGA
- a CDS encoding copper resistance CopC family protein, with translation MRGLRVLRATTVLSGCLGVLLFLGGTPARAHTALEDASPGPGDTVGPGAAVVSLTFGRLKSGTTPKIGLVGPDGATVPVGRPVVADGSVTCAAVAGLPTGVNTLTYTINSADGDTQSSAFQFEVAKGAATAKAATACQQLSLQPPDTGSDTGTGADTVEDEAFLGLGRTTALALLAGAVVVIAGAGFLAVRALRGTRTNS, from the coding sequence ATGCGCGGACTTCGAGTTCTGAGGGCGACGACGGTCCTGTCGGGCTGCCTGGGCGTGCTGCTGTTCCTCGGTGGCACGCCCGCCCGCGCCCACACCGCACTGGAGGACGCGTCACCTGGGCCGGGGGACACGGTCGGCCCTGGTGCCGCGGTCGTCTCGCTGACCTTCGGCCGGCTGAAGTCCGGCACCACGCCGAAGATCGGCCTGGTCGGCCCCGACGGTGCCACCGTGCCCGTCGGCAGGCCGGTCGTGGCCGACGGCTCCGTCACCTGCGCCGCGGTCGCGGGCCTGCCCACCGGCGTCAACACCCTCACGTACACCATCAACTCCGCCGACGGTGACACCCAGAGCAGCGCCTTCCAGTTCGAGGTCGCGAAGGGCGCCGCGACCGCCAAGGCCGCGACAGCCTGCCAACAGCTGAGCCTTCAGCCACCCGACACGGGTTCGGACACGGGCACGGGTGCGGACACGGTCGAGGACGAGGCGTTCCTCGGACTCGGCCGCACCACGGCCCTGGCCCTCCTCGCGGGGGCGGTCGTCGTGATCGCGGGCGCGGGCTTCCTGGCCGTGCGCGCACTTCGCGGAACACGGACGAACAGCTGA